The segment CTGAATTCCTCGTTGAATAGATGAACTACCACATCGACGAAATCCAGCAGTACCCATTTGCCCTGTTCGTAACCTGCCCGGCCGAAGATTCTAAAATTGTGCTTTTTGCCCATTTCCATAATCTCATCGGCGACGGAACAGGTCTGGCGGTTGCTTGTTCCGGTGGCGATGAGGAAATAATCCGTTGCGGGGCTTTTGCCGGTAAGGTTGAGCACAACTACGTTAGTGCAGTGTCTTTCGAGAGCGATTTTAGCCGCCTCAAGGGCGAATTTTTTTGCGGTTAAAACAGCAGGTTTTTTTGCAATAGTCTTTTTCTTTGCGGTAGTTTTCTTTTTTGCCAATTTAATCCTTTTCAGATTCAGCCACAGAGTTTTATTTTTTTGCCACAGAGAACACAGAGGTCACAGAGATATTTACTTTTCATAAAAAAAACGGGGCCGAGAAGCATTCTCGACCCCGATAGGATACATTCAATTGCTGTATAAGTCAACTATTTGCCCAAATGCAGAAATTCAGCGATAGCAGGAGCAAATTTGACTATAACGCCTGCGAATACGACGCTGACCATACACATCAGTTTTATAAGGATGTTCATACTCGGCCCGGCTGTATCTTTGAACGGGTCGCCGACTGTATCGCCTACAACTGCGGCTTTATGAGCAGGTGAGCCCTTTCCGCCGAGAGCGCCTTTTTCGATATACTTCTTGGCGTTGTCCCATGCGCCTCCTGCGTTGTTCAGCGTGATTGCCAGAACGAATCCGCAGGTAAGTCCGCCTGTGAGCAGTCCCATTACGCCTGCCACTCCGAGAAACAGACCCGTGGCAACCGGTACGATAATCGCCAATAGCGACGGCAGAATCATTTCTCTCTGGGCACCGGCGGTAGATATAGATACGCATCTTGCGTAATCAGGTTTTCCCGTACCTTCCATAATGCCAACGATTTCCTTAAACTGTCTGCGAACTTCATTAACCATTGCACCTGCCGCTCTTCCGACAGCCTTAATGGTCATAGCACAAAATACGAACGACATCATAGCGCCGATGAACAGGCCGCAAAGAAGTTTCGGATTCATAATATTCAGTTCATAAGCCTGTACGAAATCTGCGATAGTAGCGGTCTTTGTTGAAATAGTGCCTTCGATTTGCCCGTTCGAGCTGAACAGGTATTTGCCGACGTAATAAATTTTATCAGGTGCGGCGTCAGCGAGTCTGCCTATCCATATTCTTATTTCCTCAATCAGCGATGCGAGAAGTGCCATAGCTGTCAAAGCGGCTGAACCGATTGCGAAACCTTTACCTGTTGCCGCGGTTGTATTTCCGAGAGAATCAAGAGCATCCGTTCTTTTTCTTACTTCTTTGCCGAGACCGCTCATTTCAGCGTTTCCGCCTGCGTTGTCAGCGATTGGGCCGTAAGCGTCTGTCGCCAGTGTAATGCCTAATGTTGAGAGCATACCGACTGCTGCGAAACCGATACCATACAATCCCATTGTTGGAGTTGTGAAGCCGCCTGCGAAAGCGAACGCACAAAGGATACCGATTACGATAGTTACCACAGGCAGGCCTGATGAGTACATTCCTGTTGCGAAACCATCGATGATGGTTGTGGCAGGACCCATTACCGCCTGGCTGGCAATGCCTTTCGTAGGTTTATATTCGTCTGAAGTATAATATTCAGTAAATTGACCGATTACAACGCCTGCTACGAGGCCAGATACGACTGAGCCGAAAATGCCCCAGCTTATCCACTCTAATTTTACAAGGAAAAGTAATGCCACTAAAATCAGTGCCGAACTTCCGAGCGTTCCGATGAGCAGCGAGCGAAGCAGATTTTTCTGAGTCGCCTCTTCTTTGCATCGAACCATAAAAATGCCGATTATCGAAAGGACAATACCCATTCCGGCGACAACCATTGGAGCGAGAACCGATTTGAGAACGTCGGCCTGAGTTTTCATTGCCATAGCAGCGCCAAGGGCCATCGTTGCGAGAATCGAGCCGCAATAACTTTCGTAAAGGTCGGCGCCCATACCTGCGACGTCGCCTACGTTATCGCCGACGTTGTCAGCGATTGTTGCCGGGTTTCTCGGGTCGTCTTCCGGAATACCGGCTTCGACTTTACCGACAAGGTCCGCTCCGACATCAGCGGCTTTTGTATAGATACCGCCGCCGACTCTTGCGAACAGAGCCTGGGTCGAAGCACCCATACCGAAAGTAATCATAGTCGTTGTTATTTCAACGAGTTTATGTTCCGGGTTCATTCCAACCGGCACAAGCTGAAGTCCGAGGAAACGCAGGCCTGCTGCCATATTACCTGCGGTATAAACAATTTTATCGAGGATAAGGAACCAAATCGAAATATCCAAAAGGCCGAATCCCACGACAATCAGGCCCATAACAGCGCCGCTTCTGAAGGCGACCTGCAGACCTTTGTTAAGGCTTTCACTTGCGCCCTGAGCAGTTCTATTGGAAGCGTTGGTCGCGGTTTTCATTCCCAAAAAGCCGCAGATACCACTGAACAAACCGCCGGTCAAAAACGCGACAGGCACAAACGGGTTTTGAACTCCCATCCTGGCAAGTATCGCAAAAATGATAAGCAAAACTACGAAGACCATCGCGACAACTCTGTATTGTCTGAAAAGATAAGCGTAAGCGCCTTCTTTTACATATTGTGCAATTTCAATCATTTTCGGAGTGCCTGGATTTGCGCTCATCATCATTTTGTAGAAAACAAATGCAAACACAAGTGCCAGCGCAGATGAAATCGGTGCGATCCACCATAAAGCCGGTATCGCATTTGCTGATGCTTCTGCAGCGCCTTCCTGTGCCAAAGCAGTTGCAGCGAAAATTAAAATTGTCGCCAAAAATCCTGTTTTTACGATAGTATTTTTCACCTTAAAAACTCCTTATAAAGAAAACCGTTGGTTTTTTACGCGCGAAATTAGCGACAGTGTATAGAACAGAGCTTTTTTTGCAAGTAAATTAGCGCTAAAAAACCTGAAAATTGGTCTAAATTTTAGACCAGAAGAAAAAAAGATTCCGGAAATATTTCTCGTTTTTTATTCCGAGACAAAATAAATAACATAACTATTGTAAAAGCAAGAAGTTATGCATTGGCCGTAGAAGGTGTTCCGATGTTTTCAGTTAAAGTAATATTATCTATGTGTAACAATTAAAACGATGGATTTATTTGTTTTTTCAATGGTCGCGGACCTGTCTTTTAGAGAGTCGTCGGTTGTGATTTTTATTTTTTGCGAAAGGTCCGGAACAGATTCGAAAAACGACAAAATAAATGAACTCTTCAGTGCGTAGTTGACATTCTGAGGCAGCGAACCTGTTTTCAGAAGAGAAGAGATATCGTTCAGCTTTGCGACAATCAAACCAATAACTTCTCCGTTTTTATTTACCAGCGGACCGCCGGAATTGCCCGGCTGGATAGGAACGCTGATTTGAAAATACTGAGGGTTGTCGGTAAGGCCGGAAAGAGAACTGATGGAGCCTTCGGTAAATTTCGGTTCTGTGCCCTGAAGCGTAATCTGAGGATAGCCCATAGTAAATACCGCATCGCCGGTTTTAACCGTATCGCTTGAAGCTATCGGCAGAAAAGAAAAATCGTTGCCGTCGATTTTCAGAACTGCCGCATCAATCGATTCGTCTTTGCCGATTACCTTCGCGGTATATTTTTTTTGATTATATGTAACTTCCACATTTGTAGCTTTCCCGACAGAATGACAGGCCGTAAGAATGAAGCCATCCGAAGTTATCAAAAAGCCGGTTGAAATACTTTCTACATTTTCTACAGTCTGGTTATTGTCCTTGTTGTTATTTTCTTTCTCGGCCAGGAATCCTTTTATTTTTTTTATCCTGTTTAATCTTTGCTGAGCTTCTTCTATCTGGCCGGGCGTCATTTTTTCATGAAGGTCTTTTTTCAGCCACTGGGCGTCTTTGTCTCCGTTCATTCCGGCCAGAAGCAGCCATTTATAAGCCTCAACATAATCTTCCGTAACGCCTCTGCCGTTCCAG is part of the Phycisphaerae bacterium genome and harbors:
- the rsfS gene encoding ribosome silencing factor, with translation MAKKKTTAKKKTIAKKPAVLTAKKFALEAAKIALERHCTNVVVLNLTGKSPATDYFLIATGTSNRQTCSVADEIMEMGKKHNFRIFGRAGYEQGKWVLLDFVDVVVHLFNEEFRQYYDLELLWGDAEKLKI
- a CDS encoding sodium-translocating pyrophosphatase is translated as MPALWWIAPISSALALVFAFVFYKMMMSANPGTPKMIEIAQYVKEGAYAYLFRQYRVVAMVFVVLLIIFAILARMGVQNPFVPVAFLTGGLFSGICGFLGMKTATNASNRTAQGASESLNKGLQVAFRSGAVMGLIVVGFGLLDISIWFLILDKIVYTAGNMAAGLRFLGLQLVPVGMNPEHKLVEITTTMITFGMGASTQALFARVGGGIYTKAADVGADLVGKVEAGIPEDDPRNPATIADNVGDNVGDVAGMGADLYESYCGSILATMALGAAMAMKTQADVLKSVLAPMVVAGMGIVLSIIGIFMVRCKEEATQKNLLRSLLIGTLGSSALILVALLFLVKLEWISWGIFGSVVSGLVAGVVIGQFTEYYTSDEYKPTKGIASQAVMGPATTIIDGFATGMYSSGLPVVTIVIGILCAFAFAGGFTTPTMGLYGIGFAAVGMLSTLGITLATDAYGPIADNAGGNAEMSGLGKEVRKRTDALDSLGNTTAATGKGFAIGSAALTAMALLASLIEEIRIWIGRLADAAPDKIYYVGKYLFSSNGQIEGTISTKTATIADFVQAYELNIMNPKLLCGLFIGAMMSFVFCAMTIKAVGRAAGAMVNEVRRQFKEIVGIMEGTGKPDYARCVSISTAGAQREMILPSLLAIIVPVATGLFLGVAGVMGLLTGGLTCGFVLAITLNNAGGAWDNAKKYIEKGALGGKGSPAHKAAVVGDTVGDPFKDTAGPSMNILIKLMCMVSVVFAGVIVKFAPAIAEFLHLGK
- a CDS encoding tetratricopeptide repeat-containing serine protease family protein translates to MRRLYILFAVFAVSSFCGVCQSAPSSIEKLLTKAESGDANSQFTLAKKYSIGQSVEQDYNESFKWYTKAAEQGNAKAQYELGAIYDDGLNIVQDYAQAIQWYTKAAEQGNANAQHSLGLMYGKGRGVRRDYDKAVEWFKKAAAQGQIDAQFDLGLMYFRGQGVEKDYSEAVKLFTKAAARGNAKAQYILGMIYCNDKNEEIPQDYKEAAKWFTRAAVQGQAKAQYVLGTMYCSGEGVEQNYTIAAKWFTKAATQGNAESQVVLGVMYWNGRGVTEDYVEAYKWLLLAGMNGDKDAQWLKKDLHEKMTPGQIEEAQQRLNRIKKIKGFLAEKENNNKDNNQTVENVESISTGFLITSDGFILTACHSVGKATNVEVTYNQKKYTAKVIGKDESIDAAVLKIDGNDFSFLPIASSDTVKTGDAVFTMGYPQITLQGTEPKFTEGSISSLSGLTDNPQYFQISVPIQPGNSGGPLVNKNGEVIGLIVAKLNDISSLLKTGSLPQNVNYALKSSFILSFFESVPDLSQKIKITTDDSLKDRSATIEKTNKSIVLIVTHR